A single genomic interval of Aegicerativicinus sediminis harbors:
- the thiL gene encoding thiamine-phosphate kinase, with product MIEDKNPQRTPLSEMGEFGLIDHLTRNFQINNPSTLFGVGDDAAILDLSAGATVVSTDLLIENVHFDLSYVPLKHLGYKAVMVNLSDIYAMNAKATQITISIAVSNRFPVEALEELYSGIELASKVYGVDVVGGDTSSSNVGMILSVTAMGIASKDKIVKRSGAQVNDLLVVSGDIGGAYLGLQVLEREKEVFKVNPRNQPDLTPYSYIIERQLKPEARKDIVELLEKLDVTPTSMIDISDGLSSEIIHLCKNSKVGVELYENKIPLDQQVISTCEEFNLDSTTVALSGGEDYELLFTIKQDDFPKIKGNPNLTVIGYITEPSNGMYLVTRGETKVPIIARGWNAMTGSEKEENQENAD from the coding sequence ATGATAGAAGATAAAAATCCACAGCGAACTCCTTTAAGTGAAATGGGAGAATTTGGTCTAATAGATCACCTTACAAGGAATTTTCAAATCAATAATCCCTCTACATTATTTGGAGTTGGTGACGATGCGGCTATATTAGATTTAAGCGCTGGAGCAACGGTAGTAAGCACCGATTTATTGATAGAAAATGTCCATTTCGACTTAAGTTACGTACCATTAAAACATCTGGGCTATAAAGCTGTAATGGTTAATCTTTCCGATATCTATGCAATGAATGCCAAGGCAACACAGATAACTATATCCATTGCAGTATCAAACAGATTTCCTGTTGAAGCACTGGAAGAGCTTTACTCTGGTATAGAATTGGCATCTAAGGTATACGGAGTAGATGTGGTTGGCGGAGATACTTCCTCTTCTAATGTTGGAATGATTTTATCTGTTACTGCTATGGGTATAGCCTCTAAAGACAAAATAGTGAAACGCTCTGGTGCCCAGGTAAATGATCTGTTGGTTGTTTCTGGCGATATTGGCGGTGCATATTTGGGACTTCAGGTTCTTGAACGCGAAAAGGAAGTTTTTAAAGTCAATCCTAGAAACCAACCAGATTTAACACCCTATTCTTATATCATAGAACGCCAGTTAAAACCAGAGGCTCGTAAAGATATTGTGGAACTTCTTGAGAAATTGGATGTTACACCAACCTCAATGATCGATATTAGTGATGGCCTTTCTTCCGAAATAATCCATTTATGCAAAAATAGCAAGGTAGGGGTTGAACTCTATGAAAATAAAATACCACTAGACCAACAAGTAATCTCAACCTGTGAAGAGTTTAATTTAGACAGTACCACCGTGGCCCTAAGTGGGGGGGAGGATTACGAATTATTGTTTACTATAAAACAGGATGATTTCCCCAAAATAAAGGGCAATCCAAATTTAACAGTAATTGGATACATAACAGAACCTAGCAATGGCATGTATTTGGTTACTAGAGGAGAAACAAAGGTGCCAATTATAGCAAGGGGCTGGAATGCGATGACTGGTTCCGAAAAAGAGGAAAATCAAGAAAATGCGGACTGA
- a CDS encoding DUF1660 family phage protein: MKKSTSNQTSMKIFCDIFGHKYEVSKKVTSHVKEYTCRCCKKQLTTDGDGHLTELTPKYREINKILEDIYARRMVRRNPAGFTQSAFS; the protein is encoded by the coding sequence ATGAAAAAATCTACTTCAAATCAGACATCCATGAAGATATTCTGCGATATTTTCGGACATAAATATGAGGTTTCAAAAAAGGTGACTTCTCATGTTAAAGAATATACTTGTAGATGCTGTAAAAAACAACTTACTACCGATGGAGATGGGCATCTTACAGAGCTAACTCCTAAATATCGCGAAATCAACAAAATTTTGGAAGATATCTATGCGCGTAGAATGGTAAGAAGGAATCCTGCTGGGTTTACTCAGTCCGCATTTTCTTGA
- a CDS encoding alpha/beta fold hydrolase: MTINFKGAEIHYWVHGEGPALVFLHGFLEDMSIWKDLSETLTSKYKVILIDLLGHGDTGSVADVHTMDLMAEAVLALLEGLTIKEAIVLGHSMGGYVTLAFADNYPEKVRGICLINSTALEDNASKKVDRDRAAEAVKKDMPLFLSIAIPILFSESNRFKYASRIAELQSHALNMSVENVVAAIIGMKNRPNRVHVLDRFKSRSFVILGKEDSILSADIQREYLERLNVDFSLLEGGHMGFIEEKKEITYKIMQFIEKL; this comes from the coding sequence ATGACAATCAATTTCAAAGGTGCAGAAATACATTATTGGGTACATGGAGAAGGACCGGCCTTGGTTTTTCTCCATGGCTTTTTAGAGGATATGTCTATCTGGAAGGACTTATCCGAAACACTTACTTCTAAATATAAAGTTATTTTAATCGATCTTTTGGGTCATGGTGATACTGGTTCGGTAGCTGATGTCCATACGATGGATCTAATGGCTGAAGCCGTACTTGCATTATTGGAGGGACTTACTATTAAGGAGGCAATTGTGCTTGGTCATTCCATGGGAGGTTATGTAACCTTAGCCTTTGCAGACAATTATCCAGAAAAAGTTAGAGGTATCTGTCTTATCAATTCCACTGCCTTAGAGGATAATGCCTCCAAAAAAGTGGATCGAGATCGGGCAGCAGAAGCGGTTAAAAAGGATATGCCCTTATTTTTATCTATAGCCATTCCTATTTTATTTTCAGAGAGCAACAGATTTAAATATGCTTCAAGAATAGCTGAGTTACAATCACATGCGTTAAATATGTCAGTTGAAAATGTGGTGGCTGCGATAATTGGAATGAAAAATAGACCGAACCGAGTACATGTTCTGGATCGATTTAAAAGCAGATCTTTTGTAATATTAGGAAAGGAAGATTCAATATTGAGTGCTGATATTCAAAGGGAATATCTTGAACGGCTGAATGTTGATTTTTCACTTCTCGAAGGCGGGCATATGGGATTTATTGAAGAAAAGAAAGAAATAACTTACAAAATAATGCAATTCATCGAAAAATTGTAG
- a CDS encoding T9SS type A sorting domain-containing protein gives MSLLFYGISFGQLMIEVPLEKQVAESEAIVEGKVIDSKSYWDDSYNTIYTAHTIKVYKVFKGSVVNEITLVTQGGVIGLEAQVVRPSLSLRKDDIGVFVLKIFTNGLSNANVSKMFAPQMGIQSYFAYNLFEDTAVNPFAKIQGIEDKFYPFLTSLTKTSMTDLNTVDLASQISQLKNSQRSSLAINSFTPTTSTGGTQSKLTISGVGFGTQKGEVYFANADDGGATYIKAYDAQIISWNDIKIEVEIPSKAGTGRIRVITASNTTFNSTQTLTINYSFANVGYNLADSSADPNDDYQTQLAEYNSDGGYEFLLNTNLESNPQAANIFRTSIQEWTCVSDVNFVVNSTTTNLGKANDGNNVIIFGPLDSGTLGTTYLSYTGCIKPATNNEIIWFPVDMDIVFNNDNINWYFGAGNPSQSQYDFKSVAIHEIGHAHQLEHIIDSGAIMHYAIQNGATNRTFEANDVLAAETMVNRSVILPCTTSSITSAMTRLDCALSIKDLALEGISIYPNPVSNNLIIKNKSVRSLKKAEIYDIQGRFVSSHLLENNSTPNEISVLQLSNGLYFLKLFSDSGNSNIKFVVSK, from the coding sequence ATGTCATTATTATTTTATGGAATCTCCTTTGGGCAACTAATGATTGAAGTACCATTGGAAAAGCAGGTAGCTGAATCGGAGGCTATTGTTGAGGGAAAGGTTATTGACAGTAAGAGTTACTGGGACGATAGTTATAACACTATTTATACAGCTCATACAATAAAAGTCTATAAGGTTTTCAAAGGCAGTGTTGTAAATGAAATTACTTTGGTTACCCAAGGTGGGGTAATAGGATTAGAAGCACAGGTAGTAAGACCAAGTTTGAGCCTAAGAAAAGATGATATTGGTGTATTTGTATTGAAAATTTTTACAAATGGACTCTCTAATGCAAATGTTTCAAAAATGTTTGCTCCTCAAATGGGTATTCAAAGCTATTTTGCTTATAATCTTTTTGAAGATACAGCTGTAAATCCTTTTGCAAAGATTCAAGGTATAGAAGATAAATTTTACCCATTCTTGACTTCATTAACGAAAACGTCAATGACGGATTTAAATACGGTTGATTTGGCATCGCAAATTTCCCAACTTAAAAATTCCCAGAGATCATCACTTGCCATAAATAGTTTTACCCCTACAACTTCTACCGGAGGAACCCAAAGCAAATTAACCATTTCAGGGGTTGGATTTGGAACACAAAAGGGGGAGGTTTATTTTGCTAATGCAGATGATGGCGGAGCAACCTATATTAAAGCCTATGATGCCCAAATAATCAGCTGGAATGATATTAAAATTGAGGTTGAAATTCCATCTAAGGCGGGCACTGGACGAATACGAGTCATAACAGCCTCCAATACCACTTTTAATTCCACCCAAACCCTTACAATTAATTATTCATTTGCAAATGTGGGTTATAATTTAGCAGATTCAAGTGCTGACCCGAACGATGATTATCAAACACAATTAGCAGAATATAATTCGGATGGAGGATACGAGTTTTTGTTAAACACCAATTTGGAATCTAATCCACAAGCAGCAAATATCTTTAGAACGTCCATTCAAGAATGGACATGTGTTTCGGATGTAAATTTTGTAGTAAATTCCACTACGACCAATTTAGGCAAAGCTAATGACGGGAATAATGTTATAATCTTTGGCCCACTTGACTCGGGCACTCTTGGAACAACCTATTTAAGTTATACTGGATGTATAAAGCCAGCTACCAATAATGAAATCATTTGGTTTCCTGTGGATATGGATATTGTATTTAATAATGACAACATAAATTGGTATTTTGGTGCGGGTAATCCAAGCCAATCGCAGTACGATTTCAAATCTGTTGCCATACATGAAATAGGCCACGCACATCAACTAGAACATATTATAGACTCTGGCGCTATTATGCACTATGCCATCCAAAACGGAGCTACCAATAGAACCTTTGAAGCCAATGATGTATTGGCAGCTGAAACCATGGTTAATAGAAGTGTAATTCTACCTTGCACAACTTCTTCAATTACATCGGCAATGACTAGATTGGATTGCGCATTAAGCATTAAGGATCTTGCGCTAGAAGGAATTTCAATTTATCCTAACCCAGTTTCCAATAATTTAATAATAAAAAATAAATCAGTCAGAAGTCTTAAAAAGGCAGAAATTTATGATATCCAGGGTAGATTTGTGAGTTCTCACTTGCTTGAAAACAACTCAACGCCAAATGAAATTTCTGTATTACAATTAAGCAACGGACTTTATTTCCTAAAATTATTTTCAGATTCAGGCAATTCTAATATTAAATTTGTGGTCTCTAAATAA
- a CDS encoding aminopeptidase P family protein, with product MKYTPIEKSFYIKNRNNFAARMKANSLAVFNSNDIYPISADSTMPFQQHRDILYLSGVDQEESILVIFPDCPKAKHKEVLFVRETNEHIAIWEGEKLTKEAATQLSGIETVYWLKDFQKIFFEMMTQCETVYLNTNEHYRSSVETETREARFIKWLKETYPAHNVAKSNPILQHLRSIKDPLEIDVIQQACDITNKGFRRILDFVRPGVWEFEIEAEFLHEFIRNRSKGFAYTPIIASGNNANVLHYVQNNQQCKAGDLLLLDVGAEYGNYSSDMTRTIPVSGKFSARQKEVYNAVLRVKNEATKMLVPSTDWAEYHVEVGKMMTSELLGLGLLDKADVQNENPDWPAYKKYFMHGTSHHMGLDTHDYGLLHEPMEANMVFTVEPGIYIPKEGFGIRLEDDVVIQSTGEPFNLMRNIPIEVEEIEDMMNS from the coding sequence ATGAAATATACACCCATAGAAAAGAGTTTCTACATTAAGAACCGAAACAATTTTGCCGCCAGAATGAAGGCGAATAGCCTTGCGGTTTTTAATTCTAATGATATATATCCCATAAGTGCCGATAGCACAATGCCTTTTCAGCAACATCGAGATATTCTATATTTAAGCGGAGTAGATCAGGAGGAGAGCATATTGGTTATTTTTCCAGATTGCCCCAAGGCCAAACACAAGGAGGTATTATTCGTTAGGGAAACCAATGAACATATTGCAATTTGGGAAGGTGAGAAACTTACTAAGGAAGCGGCCACTCAATTAAGCGGAATAGAAACAGTTTATTGGTTAAAAGATTTTCAAAAGATCTTTTTTGAGATGATGACGCAATGTGAAACGGTTTATTTAAATACCAATGAGCATTACAGGTCTAGCGTTGAAACAGAAACACGAGAGGCAAGGTTTATAAAATGGCTTAAGGAAACTTACCCAGCACACAACGTTGCAAAGAGTAATCCTATACTCCAGCATTTGCGATCTATAAAGGATCCCCTTGAAATTGACGTGATTCAGCAAGCTTGCGATATTACTAATAAAGGATTCAGACGGATTTTAGATTTTGTGAGGCCAGGTGTTTGGGAATTTGAAATCGAGGCGGAATTCTTGCATGAGTTTATACGAAATAGATCCAAGGGCTTTGCCTATACACCAATAATCGCATCTGGGAATAACGCTAATGTTCTTCATTATGTGCAAAATAACCAACAATGTAAAGCGGGGGATTTATTGCTCCTTGATGTTGGTGCCGAATATGGTAATTATAGTAGCGATATGACGCGAACCATTCCAGTTTCAGGTAAATTTTCTGCAAGGCAGAAAGAAGTTTATAACGCGGTGTTGAGGGTAAAGAATGAAGCGACAAAAATGTTGGTTCCTAGTACGGATTGGGCTGAATATCACGTAGAGGTCGGTAAAATGATGACAAGTGAATTGCTAGGATTAGGGTTGCTTGATAAGGCTGATGTTCAAAATGAAAATCCTGATTGGCCTGCCTACAAAAAGTATTTTATGCATGGCACATCACATCATATGGGGCTAGACACACATGATTATGGTTTGTTGCATGAGCCTATGGAGGCGAATATGGTATTTACTGTTGAGCCTGGGATTTATATTCCAAAAGAAGGATTTGGTATTCGCCTAGAGGATGATGTAGTCATACAATCAACTGGAGAGCCATTCAATTTAATGCGTAATATTCCTATAGAAGTTGAGGAAATTGAAGACATGATGAATTCATAG
- the sufB gene encoding Fe-S cluster assembly protein SufB: MSKYTEDDLREELKTKEYEYGFYTNIESETFPVGLNEDVVRAISAKKEEPEWMTEWRLEAFRGWLEMMEPEWANVSYKKPDFQAISYYSAPSKKPKLDSLDEVDPELLETFKKLGISLEEQKRLAGVAMDVVVDSVSVTTTFKKTLAEKGIIFCSISEAIKEHPELVKKYIGSVVPKKDNFYAALNSAVFSDGSFCYIPKGVRCPMELSTYFRINQAGTGQFERTLVIADEGSYVSYLEGCTAPSRDENQLHAAVVELIALDDAEIKYSTVQNWFPGDSKGKGGVYNFVTKRGLCEKNAKISWTQVETGSAITWKYPSCVLKGDNSVGEFYSIAVTNNFQQADTGTKMIHLGKNTKSTIISKGISAGKSQNSYRGLVQVHSRAENARNFSQCDSLLMGNECGAHTFPYIEAKNKSARIEHEATTSKIGEDQIFYCNQRGIDTEKAIALIVNGFSKEVLNKLPMEFAVEAQKLLEISLEGSVG; this comes from the coding sequence ATGAGTAAGTATACAGAAGACGATTTAAGGGAAGAACTTAAAACTAAAGAGTACGAATACGGATTTTACACAAACATTGAGTCTGAAACCTTCCCGGTTGGACTTAATGAAGATGTTGTGCGTGCTATTTCTGCGAAGAAAGAAGAGCCAGAATGGATGACCGAATGGCGTTTGGAAGCTTTCAGGGGTTGGCTTGAAATGATGGAGCCTGAATGGGCAAATGTTAGTTATAAGAAACCTGATTTTCAGGCAATCTCCTATTATTCCGCACCTTCCAAAAAACCAAAACTAGATAGTTTGGATGAGGTCGATCCTGAGTTGCTTGAAACATTCAAGAAATTAGGAATCTCCCTTGAGGAACAAAAACGTCTCGCTGGCGTGGCCATGGATGTAGTAGTTGATTCGGTTTCTGTAACTACAACCTTTAAAAAAACCTTGGCGGAAAAAGGCATCATATTTTGCTCAATTTCCGAGGCAATTAAGGAACACCCTGAATTGGTTAAAAAATATATTGGAAGTGTCGTTCCGAAAAAAGATAATTTTTATGCTGCTTTAAATTCTGCTGTATTCAGTGATGGCAGTTTTTGTTATATCCCTAAAGGAGTCCGTTGCCCAATGGAACTCTCAACGTATTTCAGGATTAACCAAGCAGGTACAGGTCAATTCGAGCGTACACTGGTAATTGCAGATGAGGGAAGTTATGTTAGCTACTTAGAGGGTTGTACGGCACCAAGCCGTGATGAAAACCAATTGCACGCTGCTGTAGTGGAGTTAATTGCTTTAGATGATGCCGAGATAAAATATAGTACAGTACAAAACTGGTTTCCTGGGGATTCTAAAGGTAAGGGTGGAGTTTACAACTTTGTTACCAAAAGAGGTTTATGCGAAAAGAACGCAAAGATTTCTTGGACACAGGTTGAAACAGGATCTGCCATTACATGGAAATATCCCTCATGCGTTTTGAAAGGAGATAACTCAGTTGGAGAATTTTATTCTATCGCTGTTACTAATAATTTCCAACAAGCCGATACTGGTACAAAAATGATTCACCTTGGTAAAAACACCAAATCAACAATCATTAGCAAAGGTATTTCAGCAGGAAAATCACAGAATTCCTACAGAGGTTTGGTTCAGGTTCATTCTCGTGCAGAAAATGCTCGTAATTTTTCCCAGTGTGACAGTTTATTGATGGGTAACGAATGTGGTGCACACACCTTTCCGTATATAGAGGCAAAAAATAAGAGCGCCCGAATTGAGCATGAGGCAACCACAAGTAAAATTGGGGAAGATCAAATTTTTTATTGCAACCAAAGAGGGATAGATACAGAAAAAGCTATAGCCTTAATTGTTAATGGATTTAGCAAGGAAGTGCTTAATAAATTGCCAATGGAGTTTGCAGTGGAAGCCCAAAAATTGTTAGAAATCAGTCTAGAAGGTTCCGTTGGATAG
- a CDS encoding HesB/IscA family protein translates to MIKVSETAKKKVIELMQDDGFNSNTDFVRVGVKSGGCSGLSYDLKFDNSQQEGDKVFEDNGVRIIVDKKSFLYLIGTTLDYSGGLNGTGFVFKNPNASRTCGCGESFSL, encoded by the coding sequence ATGATTAAAGTTTCAGAAACAGCTAAAAAGAAAGTTATTGAATTGATGCAGGATGATGGCTTCAACAGTAATACCGATTTCGTGCGAGTGGGTGTGAAAAGTGGTGGTTGCTCAGGACTTTCATATGATTTAAAATTCGATAACTCTCAACAAGAAGGAGATAAGGTTTTTGAGGATAACGGGGTTAGAATAATTGTAGACAAAAAAAGCTTTCTATACTTAATAGGCACCACTTTAGATTATAGCGGAGGGTTAAATGGTACAGGTTTCGTTTTTAAAAATCCTAATGCCAGCAGAACCTGTGGGTGTGGAGAAAGTTTTTCACTTTAA